The following coding sequences are from one Oncorhynchus kisutch isolate 150728-3 linkage group LG23, Okis_V2, whole genome shotgun sequence window:
- the LOC109879872 gene encoding PR domain zinc finger protein 12-like — MGSVLPAEALALKSGFKCQSRSLSDIITSDILHSFLYGRWRNVIGEHLMEDRQSSISPKTAFTAEVLAQSFAGEVQKLSSLVLPSEVIIAQSSIPGEGLGIFSKTWIKAGTEMGPFTGRVISPEHVDLLKNNNLMWEVFNGDGTVRYFIDASQEDHRSWMTYIKCARNEQEQNLEVVQIGSSIFYRAAETIPPDQELLVWYGNSHNTFLGIPGVPGTEEHQRKSRNEDSHSCDGSSSCSPSSSSSSSVTSRMRCVICHRGFNSRSNLRSHMRIHTLDKPFVCRFCNRRFSQSSTLRNHVRLHTGERPYKCHVCQSAYSQLAGLRAHQKSARHRPGAAGADTASQVSPPPPPINSLTQHQVPLVHHIPTIVL, encoded by the exons ATGGGCTCGGTATTACCCGCAGAGGCTTTAGCCCTAAAGTCTGGATTTAAATGTCAGAGTCGGTCCTTATCTGATATTATCACCTCAGACATTCTGCACAGTTTCTTGTATGGAAGGTGGAGAAATGTGATCGGGGAGCATCtgatggaggatagacagagtaGCATCAGTCCCAAGACAGCCTTCACAGCTGAGGTCCTCGCGCAGTCCTTCGCCGGAG AGGTTCAGAAGCTCTCCAGCCTGGTGCTGCCCAGTGAGGTGATCATTGCCCAGAGCTCTATCCCTGGCGAGGGCCTGGGCATTTTCTCCAAGACCTGGATCAAGGCGGGCACAGAGATGGGTCCGTTCACTGGCAGGGTAATCTCCCCTGAGCACGTAGACCTGCTCAAGAACAACAACCTCATGTGGGAG GTGTTCAACGGGGATGGCACGGTGCGCTACTTCATTGATGCCAGCCAGGAGGACCATCGCAGCTGGATGACCTATATCAAGTGTGCACGCAACGAACAGGAGCAGAACCTGGAGGTGGTGCAGATCGGCAGCAGCATCTTCTACAGAGCTGCAGAG ACTATCCCCCCAGACCAGGAGCTGCTGGTGTGGTATGGAAACTCCCACAACACCTTCCTTGGTATTCCCGGCGTTCCCGGTACTGAGGAGCATCAGAGAAAGAGCCGGAATG AGGACTCTCACTCCTGTGACGGCTCTTCATCttgctccccctcctcctcttcttcctcgtcTGTGACCAGCCGCATGCGCTGCGTCATCTGCCACCGGGGCTTCAACTCTCGTAGCAACCTGCGCTCCCACATGCGCATCCACACCCTGGACAAGCCGTTCGTCTGCCGCTTCTGCAACCGCCGCTTCAGCCAGTCGTCCACCCTGCGCAACCACGTGCGCCTGCACACCGGAGAGCGCCCCTACAAGTGCCACGTGTGCCAGAGCGCCTACTCCCAACTGGCAGGGCTACGGGCACACCAGAAGAGTGCCAGGCACAGACCAGGGGCGGCGGGCGCAGACACTGCCTCCCAAGTCTCACCTCCTCCCCCACCGATCAACAGCCTGACCCAACACCAGGTCCCCCTGGTTCACCATATCCCCACCATAGTGCtatga